From the genome of Neomonachus schauinslandi chromosome 5, ASM220157v2, whole genome shotgun sequence, one region includes:
- the LOC110577413 gene encoding gametocyte-specific factor 1-like produces MSIFSWPTHGSYYLGLLEPEDLEICPYDPNHRMPASRLQYHLASCRKKNPKIAKKMANCKYNACHVVPIKRLKEHEANCVNRTAIDDGEQG; encoded by the exons ATGTCAATATTTTCTTGGCCAACCCATGGTTCCTACTATTTAGGCCTCCTGGAGCCAGAAGACTTAGAAATATGTCCTTATGACCCAAACCACAGGATGCCAGCCAGCAGGTTACAGTACCATCTGGCATCATGTAGAAAG aaaaatCCGAAGATAGCTAAAAAGATGGCTAACTGCAAATATAATGCTTGCCATGTTGTCCCAATCAAAAGGCTCAAGGAACATGAGGCTAACTGTGTCAACAGAACTGCGATAGATGatg GTGAGCAAGGGTGA